In Clostridium ljungdahlii DSM 13528, the genomic window TGTATTTATAAATAATAAAGTCCATCATTTCTTTTGACATTGGAGGGATCGTCAGCACTTTTTTCAACCCATCTGTATTTCTCTTTAATTGCCTTATTCTTTTCTTGTTCCCACGGATCTTTCTTTCAACATATTCAAGTTCATCCTCAAGCTTTTCAATTTCTCTTATTATTCCTTTCTCTGCTACACTTTCCCCTGTAGAACTTGTCTGAACTCTTTCATCAAAACTAGGACTCATATGCATATCCGGAACAACACTTACATTACAGTGTTTTATATCCAATTTAATACTTTCTTCTTGATCCTCAAGGCCCTTACATTCGATTTCAAGAATGCTTATCTCATTCAAATCTCTAAAATATCCATACAACTTTCCTTCTACATTTTTAAATGTTTCTTTGCCCAACACTGCGTTCCCTCCTCAAAACATTTATTACTTACATTTAGTTTTAAATACATGTACACCCACAACTATTATTCCTACAAATGCCACCATGGATGCAATGTATAAACCTGCAAATTCCATTAACACTTTCACAGCACCACTCCTTAACCTCATGTATAAATAATTCAATTCTGCACATACTATTATTATGTAAAACATCAGTAGCCTTCTTTGATTAATTTTTTTGCCAGGGATATCAAATCCCTGGTTTTTATTTTTCTTTAATTCTCTTTTCAATGTCAGCTTTTTCAGCCTGTAACTTAGCTACTTTCTTAAAATCTCTTTCTATTTCCGCATCCTGAATATCTCTATTTATCTGTGCTAATTTTTGCCTGTAAAACTCAGTCATTATCATATTTCCATCTCCCTTTGATACATAAAAATACCGTATTGCGTATTAAATTTCTTTAACATAAACCTGGCCATCTTTTGCTGTGTGAAAGATATTTTTTTCGGTTGTCATTAAATAAGAAACTCCAGGTGTGACTAAAACCTTCATTCCTGTAACTATTGTATTGTGTCATAAAATAAAACAAATTGTAAACAAGTGTACTTGTCATATTGCAAAGTAAACTTGACATAACCATTTGTATATGATACCATTCAATTACTGGAGGTGTTTTCTTGGATGATAAAACTAATTTAAATAATCGATTAAAAGTTGCACGTGCTGAACTTAACATTTCGCAACAACAACTTGCAACTATGGCAGGCGTAAGCCGTCAAACAATAAGTTCTATAGAAACTGGTCAATACTGTCCAACTGCTAAATTAGCATTAATCCTTGCAAAATGTTTACAAAAAAAGTTTGAAGATTTATTTTATTTGGAGGAGGAATAAAAATGTTTAGAAAAAACAACAAACAAGGTAAAAATACTTCTATTTACGGCATTATAGACGAAAGAACAAAAAGTGTTGTGTATCAAGGAGATGCTTACGCTTGTAGATTTATGATGTTTGCAACCCTCTTAGATATATTTATAAGAGGATTGAACCTAAGCAATTCACTTATAGAATCAAACTTTGACCTAATATTAATTGTGATAATTGGAGGTTTAATATCAACAGCTTATCAAATTAAAAATAAGGTTATTTCTTATCATTCTTCTGCTCGTAGTTTTATTGTTATTGCAGTGTTTACAGCATTTATTGCATTCTTAATAACATTTTTCTATGCAAAATAATCATTGTTTTTATGACTGTGTTTACTAAATATAGAATCTTCACAACCTTTTTCAAATTAAATCTTAAATCACTGCAAAGGTAAAGTATTAATAACTCTAAAATAATATTTAGGGTTATTATTTTTTATAATAATTGTCTTTGAGTAAACTCTGTTGAAAGTATTAACTAGACTTCATATTATAATGTTAGTTAATTTTATCCCCTCTAACACTAGATTAATTTCCTTATATAGCACATTTTCAAAGATAACTGTTCATACTTTAAATTTAAATGGTCATATCTTATTTTTTTCAACAGCTGCACCTCTGGTGCACCTACTATTTGATTTACGAATAAAAAAAGCACTATAAAATTCAAACTTGAATAATACAGTGTTTTATAAAATATTACATTTCTTAATAATTATAAAAAGCAAGATAGATGGTGTGAATTTTAAATTATAAAACTCAGTTTACTTGCAACGTTCGTTTAATATTTGTTTTAATTCTGGTTGTTTAGCATAATATTCATAGTTTATACAAATACCATCCTTAGATCCTCCATTGGTAATTTCAATATTATTATTATTATTTTTTGTATATACCTCTATTGCAGACATAGGTGATGGCCATGAATGTAAAGCAGCTGCATAATCAAAATAATCATATACTTTTATACTATTTAATAATTCTATAATCTTTACTTGCTCATCTTTAGGTATATCCTTTTCTCCACTTTTCCCATATAATATTACTTTGTCAACATTACTCTCCTCAATAGGTAAACTTGGCACTCCAAAATGTAAAACTTGTTGTTTTTTTAATTTTTTATCGCTTAATGAATGTATATTGCTTCCTAAATATAAGGTATAAGCTCCAGGTGTATATCCATCATATGGATGAGCAATTAAAATACTTTTGCCATCGTCACACAAGCTAATGTTTAAATTTAATGAATTACCACTTATGTCTTTTATTGCTATTGCATTTTTAGTTAAATCATCTAAACAGATATTATCTGAGAACTTTACAATCCAATCTTTGTTTTTATCTACTACTCTGTTATCTGTAATTTGTAATGCATACACTTTACTACCCATAATAACAAATACAAATGTTATTATAATTAAAATTAATTTACTTGATTGTTTTTCTATTTTTTTCATTTGATATACCCTCCCATAAAGAAAACTTTAATTCATAATAAACTATGTTTTAACTTTATGATAATTATAATATGCTTATATGTCAAATATTGCATACTTTTTTAATAAACGTAAAATAGTATTATTCTATAAATTTACTGCATTATTCAATTTTCAAAGAACATTTATATATTTAGATTTATTGATTAATTCATCTAAATATCATTTTGCGCATTAATTCAAACGTATTTCACCATTTACTTTCGTAATTCATTCTCCTTCTGCCCTTCTATGGTCAAACATACTAATCTGCTTATCTGCTTTTTTAAGCATCTTAAAATCATCCTCGTTAAACCCATCAAGTATATTAGGTATCGGACTCATTGTGGTCTCCCATCCATATCCTAATGTTCCTATTACTTCTTTCCACCCTACTACATCCGGAGTATTAAGTTTATTTCCATCTATCTGTCTTAAGCAACTGTAAATTAAAGCAATTACCTGTTCTTCAGAAATTCTTTCCATCCAAAACTCTCTACTCTCGATTATAAATTCATAGCCTGTAATAAGAGTTAATTGTTTTGGAGCTTTCCGGATCCACATTACTTCATCACTTCGTTTTACTTCATCTCCAACATAGT contains:
- a CDS encoding helix-turn-helix transcriptional regulator → MDDKTNLNNRLKVARAELNISQQQLATMAGVSRQTISSIETGQYCPTAKLALILAKCLQKKFEDLFYLEEE
- a CDS encoding putative metallopeptidase, yielding MPRIKIIDDKTNATVKEIDCIGYNLQYVQATGNGQIQKIRKLNNGKYDLKHWIKNEFYTPLAQKIKDKFKEKVPEFTNVNVNKILFVEDTDYVGDEVKRSDEVMWIRKAPKQLTLITGYEFIIESREFWMERISEEQVIALIYSCLRQIDGNKLNTPDVVGWKEVIGTLGYGWETTMSPIPNILDGFNEDDFKMLKKADKQISMFDHRRAEGE